A window of Mustelus asterias chromosome 15, sMusAst1.hap1.1, whole genome shotgun sequence contains these coding sequences:
- the rbbp9 gene encoding serine hydrolase RBBP9, which yields MALKDGEQLCRAVIVPGNGAGDVEDSNWYKWAKDRLKQIPDFQCLLQNMPDPLTARKTIWLPFMEKTLQCDEQTVIIGHSSGAVAAMRYAETHRVYGIILVSAYTSDLGDANERESGYFSSPWQWEKIKCNCKCIVQFGSTDDPFLPWSEQQKVADGLQAELHKFTDRGHFQDEKFPELITVICKMRKAPS from the exons ATGGCTCTGAAGGATGGTGAACAGCTCTGCAGAGCAGTGATTGTACCCGGCAATGGGGCGGGGGACGTGGAGGACAGTAACTGGTACAAGTGGGCGAAGGACAGACTGAAGCAG ATCCCAGATTTTCAGTGCTTGCTTCAAAACATGCCTGACCCAt TGACAGCTAGAAAAACAATATGGCTTCCTTTTATGGAGAAAACACTGCAATGCGATGAACAGACTGTTATCATTGGGCACAGTTCTGGGGCTGTTGCGGCTATGAG ATATGCTGAAACACACAGGGTATATGGAATTATATTGGTATCTGCATATACTTCTGACCTCGGGGATGCCAATGAACGAGAAAGTG GATATTTCAGCAGTCCGTGGCAATGGGAGAAGATCAAATGCAATTGTAAATGCATCGTTCAGTTTGGTTCAACTGATGACCCTTTCCTCCCGTGGTCTGAACAGCAGAAAGTAGCAGATGGTCTTCAGGCAGAACTTCACAAATTCACAGACCGAGGGCACTTTCAGGATGAAAAGTTTCCAGAACTAATAACCGTCATTTGCAAGATGAGGAAAGCACCTTCATAA